One window of Candidatus Nitrosocosmicus arcticus genomic DNA carries:
- a CDS encoding DUF1264 domain-containing protein, whose product MFDHNEGNIGARNKSPSRVRNFLLGFMIASIFSVLAIGVTSSQNSIATTQEVGSSQSPTDGYDIHVTVNRHDSENLDAPMNHYCKLDTKIVAVCQLYAGEGADAQLAQVEFIITADQYAELPSRDKQNWHNHAVELTPERGSPAFVSLPPGVNGTELLTTLQGTYGKVVTLWDPSDDLPDYPPYVFAVDSPFALGQDTNNDLAQLWETGDVTNSESGSNSESGSNSESGSNSESN is encoded by the coding sequence ATGTTTGATCATAATGAAGGAAACATTGGTGCAAGAAATAAATCGCCTAGTCGAGTAAGGAATTTTCTTTTAGGCTTTATGATTGCGTCAATTTTTTCGGTACTAGCCATAGGAGTAACATCATCTCAAAATTCAATAGCAACAACCCAGGAAGTTGGCAGCAGCCAGAGTCCAACTGATGGATATGATATACACGTCACTGTTAACAGGCATGATAGCGAAAACCTAGACGCACCCATGAATCACTATTGTAAGCTAGATACAAAAATAGTTGCAGTATGTCAGCTTTATGCTGGAGAAGGTGCTGATGCACAACTTGCTCAGGTGGAATTTATCATTACTGCCGATCAGTACGCTGAACTTCCTTCCAGAGATAAACAAAACTGGCACAACCATGCAGTAGAATTAACACCAGAAAGAGGTAGCCCAGCATTTGTCTCTCTTCCACCAGGAGTTAACGGTACAGAGTTATTAACAACCCTACAAGGTACGTATGGTAAAGTAGTTACTTTATGGGATCCAAGCGACGATTTACCTGATTATCCACCCTACGTATTCGCTGTAGATAGTCCATTTGCGCTAGGTCAAGATACGAATAATGACTTGGCACAATTATGGGAGACTGGGGATGTAACCAATAGCGAAAGCGGAAGCAATAGCGAAAGCGGAAGCAATAGCGAAAGCGGAAGCAATAGCGAAAGCAACTAG
- a CDS encoding ArsR/SmtB family transcription factor, whose translation MNSIDSDSNDKKKDRHTHDDEDRIGGSEFGNEHPNNKKSDIGADKSVDPRFKRLLWYLIASTRGGVNRAKIINFLTESPSNANQLSNQLKLDYKTIIHHLDVLKKNGLIITENEESYGATYFISPLIEKNYSAFKEIMATIGKK comes from the coding sequence TTGAATTCAATTGATTCTGATTCTAATGATAAGAAAAAAGATAGACATACTCATGATGATGAGGATAGAATCGGCGGATCAGAATTCGGCAACGAGCACCCAAATAATAAAAAATCTGATATAGGTGCGGATAAATCTGTTGATCCTAGATTTAAGAGACTATTATGGTATTTGATAGCCAGTACAAGGGGTGGAGTGAACAGAGCTAAAATAATAAATTTCTTAACTGAAAGTCCCTCTAACGCTAACCAATTGTCTAATCAATTAAAACTTGATTATAAAACAATAATTCATCATTTAGATGTATTAAAAAAAAATGGACTGATTATTACAGAAAATGAAGAATCCTATGGGGCAACATATTTCATTTCCCCATTAATTGAAAAAAACTATTCAGCATTTAAGGAGATTATGGCCACAATTGGGAAAAAGTAA
- a CDS encoding glycosyltransferase — MKNKPIILRSGNANRSEKKLRDFGYGLVYQNVASDVVHKIKYPFITLYKENYFHLISKLNEKRINFDDITLVIHDHRDISKSSLPYVKKWKLITIRKTVQHYLKNKFDLDSLFLPHPFYTYPVITKKVPTDVVSISRISFEKNIDIILRANKLLNDNQSIKLYGCISRIYVHHFLGGQNGDFTKYYYGQFEKSFSTLSKILAEAKFVVDLSVLKHDGGGTQYTFLEAIHNGCALILHRNWLKNNDVKEEYCDFREGYNCFAVEDEKELSDLVKKNPDTSRIVKNAKKLIKRHANVDWSFLLKND, encoded by the coding sequence ATGAAGAATAAACCTATTATCCTGCGTTCAGGAAATGCAAATAGATCCGAAAAAAAGTTACGAGATTTTGGTTATGGATTAGTTTATCAAAACGTAGCATCGGATGTAGTCCATAAAATAAAATATCCTTTTATAACATTATATAAGGAGAATTATTTTCATCTAATATCAAAATTAAATGAGAAAAGAATAAATTTTGATGATATCACTTTAGTTATTCATGATCATCGTGATATTTCCAAATCGAGTCTTCCTTATGTAAAAAAATGGAAGTTAATAACAATAAGAAAAACAGTTCAACATTATCTAAAAAATAAATTTGACCTTGATTCGCTATTTTTACCTCATCCTTTTTATACATATCCTGTCATTACCAAGAAAGTACCAACAGATGTTGTATCTATTTCTAGAATCAGCTTTGAAAAAAATATAGATATAATACTAAGAGCTAACAAATTACTAAATGATAATCAGTCTATTAAATTATATGGTTGTATTAGTAGAATATATGTTCATCATTTTTTAGGTGGTCAAAATGGAGACTTTACAAAATATTATTATGGGCAATTTGAAAAATCATTTTCTACCCTCTCCAAGATTCTTGCGGAGGCAAAATTTGTTGTTGATTTGTCTGTGCTTAAACATGATGGAGGTGGCACTCAATACACCTTTCTTGAGGCGATACATAATGGGTGTGCATTAATTTTACACAGAAATTGGCTAAAGAACAATGATGTTAAAGAAGAATATTGTGATTTTAGAGAAGGTTACAATTGTTTCGCAGTAGAAGACGAGAAAGAGTTATCAGATTTAGTAAAAAAGAATCCGGATACATCAAGAATTGTCAAAAATGCAAAGAAATTGATTAAAAGACATGCAAATGTAGATTGGTCTTTTCTATTGAAAAACGATTAA
- a CDS encoding class I SAM-dependent methyltransferase, with protein sequence MTENSAFWDADTYDIVSNAQEEWAKSLIKQREWTGKEALLDAGCGSGRITKILSEIIRDGKIYAVDNDPNMIKKATESLGDVENVRIVQSDLADAGFGDMQIKFDVIFSNAVLHWILDHYSVFKNFYNLLNPKGELLIQCGGIGNLQMTISIFNTVKDSLEFKQYFSKWKQSWKFAKPEDTKNILDHIGYKRINVYLSNATVNFDSKNNYSLYLKTVVLGPYLKYLPSEKLKNRFVEEILNFIEKDYSELRWNLDYVRLNVFASK encoded by the coding sequence GTGACAGAAAACTCTGCTTTTTGGGACGCTGACACTTATGACATTGTTTCTAATGCGCAGGAAGAATGGGCTAAATCCCTAATTAAACAAAGGGAATGGACCGGTAAAGAGGCCTTACTTGACGCAGGCTGCGGCTCGGGGAGAATCACAAAAATACTCTCTGAAATAATCAGGGATGGCAAAATTTACGCTGTTGACAACGATCCAAATATGATTAAAAAGGCAACAGAGAGCCTAGGAGATGTTGAAAATGTTCGCATCGTCCAATCCGATTTGGCAGATGCAGGATTTGGCGACATGCAAATAAAATTCGACGTCATATTCTCTAATGCAGTATTGCATTGGATACTTGACCATTACAGTGTGTTTAAGAATTTCTACAATTTGCTGAATCCAAAAGGCGAGTTACTAATCCAATGCGGTGGTATTGGGAATTTGCAAATGACAATTTCAATATTCAATACTGTGAAAGATTCATTAGAATTCAAACAATATTTTTCTAAATGGAAACAGTCATGGAAATTTGCAAAACCTGAAGATACCAAAAATATTCTTGACCATATAGGATACAAACGCATCAATGTATACCTATCGAACGCCACTGTGAATTTTGATAGCAAAAACAACTATTCCCTATATTTGAAGACAGTAGTATTGGGCCCATACTTGAAATACCTTCCATCAGAAAAACTAAAAAATAGATTCGTTGAAGAGATTCTAAATTTCATTGAGAAAGACTACTCTGAGTTGAGATGGAATCTTGACTATGTCAGATTAAATGTATTTGCGTCGAAATAA
- a CDS encoding redoxin family protein, which produces MNKNHFTIIIGIISMISIIGYVTTTSALSSNAYDKLLKKSVLSKDNGESIQKIITGPNISDDMGVNNDTILQFKMAPEFHKIEEGINTNDSIPITIASSKGKVVLVNFWTYSCINVLRTLPYLIDWDAKYSDSGLVIVGIHTPEFEFEKNAENVKSAVQRYGIKYPVLQDNAYGTWNAYENNYWPRMYLVDGQGYIRYDKIGEGDYDDTEKLIQSLLNERNTDKDVKNIDFNNNTFSYDNNNEIQNNSKNNIISFLAQPVDFSKIKTPELYFGNQSSRSALGNPQGFHLGQTINYFLPLSPSLSMSNSSIKPNTIYLEGQWKNNPDNVELQSSTGRILLSYSAKSVNMVVGVNSSDKSQSQVTVYEDNSLISNKSKGIDIGNNSKFIANEPRLYNIVNHQSYSSGNHSLLIDIKGKGFQAYVFTFG; this is translated from the coding sequence ATGAATAAGAACCATTTTACCATTATAATTGGGATCATATCGATGATATCAATTATTGGTTATGTAACCACCACATCTGCTCTCTCTAGTAATGCCTACGATAAGTTATTGAAAAAATCAGTTTTAAGTAAAGACAATGGAGAAAGCATCCAAAAAATCATAACAGGGCCTAATATTAGTGACGATATGGGGGTCAATAATGATACAATACTTCAATTTAAAATGGCACCCGAATTTCATAAAATTGAAGAAGGTATAAACACAAATGATAGTATACCAATAACCATCGCTTCATCGAAAGGGAAAGTAGTACTTGTCAACTTTTGGACTTATAGTTGTATTAATGTACTAAGAACACTCCCATATCTTATCGACTGGGATGCAAAGTATTCTGATAGTGGATTAGTCATCGTTGGTATTCATACACCAGAATTTGAATTTGAAAAAAATGCTGAAAATGTAAAATCTGCAGTACAAAGATATGGTATAAAGTATCCAGTTCTTCAGGATAATGCGTATGGTACTTGGAATGCATACGAGAACAACTATTGGCCTAGGATGTATCTTGTAGATGGTCAAGGTTACATAAGATATGACAAAATTGGTGAGGGTGATTACGACGATACAGAAAAGTTAATACAATCTCTTTTAAACGAAAGAAATACAGATAAAGATGTAAAAAATATAGATTTTAATAATAATACTTTTTCTTATGACAATAATAATGAAATTCAAAACAATTCAAAAAATAACATTATTAGTTTTCTCGCACAACCTGTTGACTTTTCAAAAATCAAGACACCTGAATTATATTTTGGAAACCAATCATCTCGTTCAGCGTTAGGAAATCCCCAAGGATTTCACTTGGGTCAGACAATAAACTATTTCCTGCCGTTATCTCCTTCATTATCGATGTCAAATTCAAGTATCAAACCTAATACAATATATTTAGAAGGCCAATGGAAAAACAATCCTGATAATGTAGAATTACAAAGTAGTACTGGTCGTATTTTACTAAGCTATTCGGCAAAGTCGGTTAACATGGTAGTTGGCGTTAATAGCAGCGATAAAAGTCAAAGTCAAGTGACAGTTTATGAAGACAATTCTTTGATATCTAACAAATCCAAAGGAATTGACATTGGAAATAATAGCAAATTCATTGCTAATGAGCCAAGGTTGTATAATATAGTGAATCACCAGTCTTATAGCAGCGGTAATCATTCACTTTTGATTGACATTAAAGGGAAAGGATTCCAAGCCTATGTGTTTACATTTGGTTAG
- a CDS encoding winged helix-turn-helix transcriptional regulator — protein MKTEMTLENRTNNNGRYSIFRLIIQIPGIRYNDIARITKFNNGVISHFLCVLKKNYYIKVVRCSNGNIARYFSSSISYEDCLIIGYLKNETARKIVLFLHYNSESNFEKIRLNINKASSTTSWNLKRLIDDDIIVKSRAKNHQYYFIKNPSQVAKFLQNSTNLLLDGDTDVMKLSVTV, from the coding sequence ATGAAAACTGAAATGACTTTAGAGAACAGAACAAACAATAATGGTAGATATTCAATCTTTAGACTAATAATCCAGATACCTGGCATCAGATACAACGATATAGCACGAATTACCAAGTTTAATAATGGAGTGATTTCCCATTTCCTGTGTGTTTTGAAAAAAAATTACTATATTAAAGTAGTAAGATGTTCAAATGGAAATATCGCTAGATATTTTTCTTCTTCTATTTCATATGAGGACTGTCTAATTATAGGGTATCTAAAAAATGAAACTGCCCGCAAAATAGTCTTATTTTTACATTATAACAGCGAAAGTAATTTTGAGAAAATAAGACTTAACATAAATAAGGCATCATCAACCACATCATGGAATCTTAAGAGACTAATTGATGACGACATAATAGTAAAATCAAGAGCCAAAAATCATCAATACTATTTTATCAAAAACCCCTCACAGGTTGCTAAATTCTTACAAAATTCTACTAATTTACTTTTGGATGGAGACACCGACGTTATGAAATTAAGCGTAACAGTCTAA
- a CDS encoding winged helix-turn-helix domain-containing protein yields MPDSDSNNKKDKDNHDNRIGGSEFNNDNNKKNKKLDINGEKPVDPRFKRLLWSMIVSTRGGINRAKIINFLNENPSNANQLSIQLKLEYKIVTHHLNVLNKNSLIVTDNNDFYGATYFISPLMEKNYPAFDEIMDRIGKK; encoded by the coding sequence TTGCCCGATTCTGATTCTAATAACAAGAAAGATAAAGATAATCACGACAATAGAATCGGAGGATCTGAGTTCAATAATGACAATAATAAGAAGAACAAGAAACTCGATATAAATGGGGAAAAGCCTGTCGACCCTCGATTTAAGAGGCTGTTGTGGTCAATGATAGTAAGTACAAGAGGTGGAATCAACAGAGCTAAAATAATAAATTTTTTGAATGAAAATCCATCAAATGCCAATCAATTGTCCATTCAATTAAAACTCGAGTATAAAATAGTAACCCATCATCTAAATGTACTAAATAAAAATAGCTTGATTGTTACAGACAATAATGATTTCTACGGTGCAACATATTTTATATCACCATTGATGGAAAAAAACTATCCTGCTTTTGACGAAATTATGGACAGGATTGGGAAAAAGTAA
- a CDS encoding SRPBCC family protein encodes MTKIQTEVIINAPIGDVFEYYTNPDNIKESWPSDVIKESENISGQSNEEGLEIKAEGQYLGKREEMIIEVTQKEPNQRLVTRQTEGPFQSWESVQEFQSNGDKATLVNHVINYQLPKTGKIVNFLTGSQAEGNLRHGIEQAAQTVKQKLESPLKIIL; translated from the coding sequence ATGACGAAAATTCAAACTGAAGTCATAATTAACGCACCTATAGGCGATGTTTTTGAGTATTACACAAATCCAGATAATATAAAAGAGTCATGGCCTAGCGATGTTATAAAAGAGTCAGAAAATATTTCTGGTCAAAGTAATGAAGAGGGTTTGGAAATCAAAGCGGAGGGACAATATTTGGGTAAAAGAGAAGAGATGATTATCGAGGTTACACAAAAAGAACCAAATCAGAGATTAGTTACAAGACAAACAGAAGGCCCATTTCAGAGTTGGGAGAGCGTACAAGAATTTCAAAGTAATGGCGATAAAGCTACATTAGTTAATCATGTCATAAACTATCAATTACCAAAAACTGGAAAAATAGTTAACTTTTTGACTGGAAGTCAAGCCGAAGGCAATCTAAGACATGGTATTGAACAAGCAGCACAGACAGTAAAACAAAAACTAGAATCCCCCCTAAAGATTATTTTGTAA
- a CDS encoding universal stress protein yields the protein MFPDPTMSPDPTESISEFVIPSFRKILVTHDGKDKSNKAINYAIYLSKLSGAEITILQIINDAERLEDTSVNTSNNQPPSPSSLTIPNSQLTAVNKQDYAKNIEGNLIDSMEEKIKKIAQAGCKNKVLYKLKTGKIVDEIINEINEMNYDLVILTSSHLHSWIESLFSNTRKIISNIHTSVLIPH from the coding sequence ATGTTTCCAGATCCGACAATGTCTCCAGATCCGACAGAATCTATTTCTGAATTTGTTATTCCTTCCTTTAGAAAAATCCTAGTAACCCATGATGGAAAAGATAAATCTAATAAGGCAATCAATTATGCTATTTATTTATCAAAATTGTCGGGTGCAGAGATAACAATTTTACAAATAATTAATGATGCAGAACGATTAGAAGACACGTCGGTAAATACCTCTAACAATCAACCACCATCACCATCCTCTTTAACAATACCAAATTCCCAGTTAACTGCAGTAAATAAACAAGATTATGCGAAAAACATTGAAGGTAATTTAATAGATTCAATGGAAGAGAAAATAAAGAAGATTGCGCAAGCTGGTTGTAAGAATAAAGTTTTATATAAATTGAAGACAGGTAAAATAGTAGATGAAATAATAAATGAAATTAATGAAATGAATTATGACTTAGTTATATTAACATCATCTCATTTGCATTCTTGGATAGAATCACTATTTAGTAACACAAGGAAAATAATCAGCAATATACATACAAGTGTTTTGATACCGCATTAA
- a CDS encoding sensor histidine kinase, translated as MVLSYNYFTQTANQIQELAIDELETNSEIEAHSISNSLSNAIYAITSNLEIIANSPSTVDENISTIQTLLNIGRDSTNNLTDGYYFLDKNGRLTTFTGIEKEENVKYKGVDLSYRNYFQIPKHNGTLYISTVIDSNDNVPRIYISMPVFENNKKGLEAVGGGQLGGEVVAAVPSSLNRNLTSFKGVVVASIEAETLGNFLEGQIHPKFNGDIGFIDRNGTVIYTQNQTFIGKNYFGNEFQSYLKLILKDKAEEFNNILNKAFLSESGVEEFNFENISTTIAYEAVKGSETDNSINEYGNMIGTLFITVPHTLAGNVTSLIDNQNSINFSIIGIIVAISTVTAIILLRWNKLLNDNVKQKTFQLRDSIEKLEKANEDLKSHDKMQKEFINIAAHELRTPTQAISGNLELIQMSYVPSIFQTSSSGQIGIKAELERLVKDEDKLLDYSYALVSTYRNAQRLEKLVNDILDTSRIESNRLELHKESFNLNEKIQNVIKDIHNKTSLSSHNGDSSTHIDIVFEPQEDPIMVSADKIRIFEVLSNLINNAIKFSNGKPIIISAKTFQKNEIGSIKSNHNNELVDIENTIKNKDEKMMIVVVSVKDRGKGIDSDILPRLFTKFVTKSDQGTGLGLYIAKNIIEAHGGQIWAQNNYNGDKGATFSFSLQIDQEFKNL; from the coding sequence ATGGTACTTTCATATAATTATTTTACCCAAACAGCAAATCAAATCCAGGAGCTTGCTATAGATGAGTTGGAAACAAATTCAGAGATAGAAGCCCATAGCATTTCTAATAGTTTATCAAATGCGATTTATGCCATAACATCTAATTTGGAAATAATTGCTAATTCTCCTTCAACTGTTGATGAAAATATTTCTACAATTCAAACCTTGCTTAACATAGGACGAGATTCTACAAATAACCTAACTGATGGTTATTACTTTTTGGATAAAAATGGAAGATTGACGACTTTTACTGGTATCGAGAAAGAAGAGAATGTAAAATACAAAGGCGTCGATTTAAGTTACAGGAATTACTTCCAAATTCCTAAGCATAATGGAACCTTATACATAAGCACTGTTATTGATTCTAACGACAATGTACCACGAATCTATATTTCAATGCCTGTTTTCGAGAATAACAAGAAGGGATTAGAAGCCGTGGGAGGAGGACAACTAGGAGGAGAAGTAGTAGCAGCAGTACCATCATCATTAAATCGCAACTTAACTTCCTTTAAGGGAGTGGTAGTTGCATCCATTGAAGCAGAAACACTTGGAAATTTCCTTGAAGGTCAAATACATCCGAAATTTAATGGTGATATAGGGTTTATAGATAGAAATGGTACCGTAATATATACTCAAAATCAAACGTTTATTGGCAAAAATTACTTTGGTAATGAATTCCAGTCCTACTTAAAATTAATCCTAAAGGATAAGGCAGAAGAATTTAACAATATATTAAACAAAGCTTTTCTTTCAGAAAGCGGCGTAGAAGAATTTAACTTTGAAAATATAAGCACTACAATAGCTTATGAAGCAGTGAAAGGTTCTGAAACCGATAATAGTATTAATGAATATGGAAATATGATTGGAACTTTGTTTATAACAGTTCCTCACACATTGGCAGGTAATGTGACATCTTTAATTGACAATCAAAATAGTATCAATTTTTCAATAATCGGTATAATTGTTGCAATTTCAACTGTCACAGCGATCATACTGCTAAGATGGAACAAACTACTTAATGACAATGTTAAACAAAAGACTTTCCAATTAAGAGATTCAATTGAAAAATTAGAAAAAGCAAATGAAGACCTCAAATCACATGACAAAATGCAAAAGGAATTTATCAATATAGCTGCCCATGAGCTAAGGACCCCTACGCAGGCGATATCAGGAAATTTGGAATTGATCCAAATGTCTTATGTTCCCTCTATTTTTCAAACTTCCTCTTCAGGTCAAATTGGCATTAAAGCAGAATTAGAGAGACTAGTCAAAGATGAAGATAAGTTGCTTGATTATTCATATGCACTTGTATCAACATATAGAAATGCACAGAGATTAGAGAAATTGGTAAATGATATATTAGACACATCACGAATTGAAAGTAATCGTCTCGAGTTACATAAAGAATCCTTTAATTTAAACGAAAAAATACAGAATGTAATTAAAGATATCCACAATAAGACTAGTCTGAGTTCACATAATGGTGACTCCTCTACTCACATTGACATAGTTTTTGAACCGCAAGAAGATCCCATCATGGTATCTGCAGATAAAATAAGGATTTTCGAAGTTCTTTCAAATCTGATAAATAATGCGATAAAATTTTCAAACGGTAAACCCATCATTATTTCAGCTAAAACGTTTCAAAAAAATGAAATTGGTTCAATAAAAAGTAACCATAATAATGAATTAGTTGATATCGAAAATACAATAAAAAATAAAGATGAGAAGATGATGATAGTGGTAGTATCAGTTAAGGATAGGGGAAAAGGCATAGACTCGGATATTCTACCAAGGTTGTTTACAAAGTTTGTTACAAAATCAGATCAAGGTACGGGATTAGGACTATATATAGCAAAAAATATTATTGAAGCTCACGGTGGACAAATCTGGGCTCAAAATAATTACAATGGGGACAAAGGAGCAACTTTTTCATTTAGTTTACAAATAGATCAAGAATTCAAAAATTTATGA
- a CDS encoding VOC family protein — MNEVKKIPEGYHTITPALVVKDGLKAIEYYKKVFGAIDKGTMMMPDNKAVAHAELQIGDSKIMLTDEFPEMKCMSPPSIGGSPVYLYLYVEDVDKTVNIALAEGGKSLDPVQDQFWGDRHGSIQDPFGHIWSISTHIKDLSEEEMKKAASEAFSKMSQ; from the coding sequence ATGAATGAGGTAAAAAAAATTCCTGAAGGATACCATACAATTACGCCTGCACTGGTTGTAAAAGATGGACTAAAGGCAATAGAATATTACAAAAAAGTATTTGGAGCGATAGATAAGGGAACTATGATGATGCCGGATAACAAAGCTGTTGCGCATGCAGAATTACAAATTGGTGATTCAAAGATTATGTTGACAGATGAATTTCCGGAAATGAAATGTATGTCACCACCAAGTATTGGAGGAAGCCCGGTTTATTTGTATTTGTACGTCGAAGATGTAGACAAAACGGTTAATATTGCGCTTGCTGAAGGAGGAAAATCATTAGATCCAGTTCAAGATCAGTTTTGGGGAGATAGACACGGTAGCATCCAAGATCCCTTTGGACATATTTGGTCAATATCTACCCACATTAAGGATCTTAGCGAGGAAGAAATGAAAAAGGCAGCATCAGAAGCATTTTCTAAAATGTCGCAGTAA
- a CDS encoding MBL fold metallo-hydrolase, with product MNIHIARYSLVATASILFYTLFSNLAYSQVADYELQEIKPGVYVVSAGGTNSMFLVTQEGVVVVDAPPAIGDKIFAAVSNVTDNPITHLIYSHAHKDHIGAANIFKNVTIIAHNETAKILNERNDTNRPVPDMNFSKEMNLSIGGQVLQLLYPGPYHQQGNIFVFLPEHKVLMAVDNVVPGGLLWKHLGVTPDVPALIKSIDEVLNLDFDVFVGGHGQPGTKQDILVQQEYVNDLRENAMAALNEVNRTEVIQGINGSNAITEAYFNALTKSCADKIDVEWQGKLEGVGVWTDEHCERMIISERVD from the coding sequence ATGAACATACATATAGCTCGATATTCTTTGGTAGCCACCGCTTCTATCCTTTTTTATACTCTTTTCTCGAACCTTGCATACTCGCAGGTTGCAGACTATGAGCTGCAAGAAATCAAGCCCGGCGTATATGTGGTATCTGCAGGTGGAACCAACTCTATGTTCTTGGTGACTCAGGAGGGAGTCGTTGTGGTCGACGCACCGCCAGCGATAGGTGACAAGATATTTGCAGCAGTGTCGAATGTCACAGATAACCCTATCACTCACCTGATATACAGTCACGCCCACAAAGACCACATAGGCGCTGCCAACATATTTAAAAATGTCACAATAATCGCTCATAACGAAACCGCCAAAATTCTGAATGAGAGAAACGACACAAATAGACCGGTGCCGGACATGAATTTCTCTAAGGAGATGAACTTATCAATAGGCGGCCAAGTTCTCCAACTCCTGTATCCTGGCCCATACCACCAACAGGGTAACATCTTTGTTTTTCTCCCTGAGCACAAGGTTCTGATGGCAGTAGACAATGTTGTACCTGGCGGCCTACTGTGGAAACACCTTGGTGTTACTCCAGACGTGCCCGCCTTAATCAAATCGATTGACGAGGTATTAAATTTGGACTTTGACGTTTTCGTGGGAGGACACGGCCAACCTGGGACAAAGCAAGATATCTTAGTACAGCAAGAGTACGTAAACGATCTGCGCGAAAACGCGATGGCAGCCTTAAATGAAGTCAATCGCACAGAGGTCATTCAAGGCATAAATGGTAGCAACGCGATAACCGAGGCATACTTTAACGCTCTTACAAAATCGTGCGCCGATAAGATAGATGTAGAATGGCAAGGTAAGTTGGAAGGAGTAGGTGTGTGGACAGATGAGCACTGCGAAAGGATGATAATTAGCGAAAGAGTGGATTAA
- a CDS encoding CHRD domain-containing protein, which produces MRTRNNITVFLTIALVLGSAAALSSFSNTSMAFAKHELVANLTGQEEVPPVDTQATGMSEFTPVMPNNETVDFNVNATNIQGVTQGHIHSGVQGENGPVVVTLFNFTSAQNEISENGTIAASNLEGPMEGKTIADLITAMKDGSTYANFHTEQNPNGEIRGQIMPIK; this is translated from the coding sequence ATGAGAACCAGAAATAATATAACAGTATTTTTAACCATAGCACTAGTATTAGGAAGTGCAGCAGCATTATCGTCATTTTCAAATACATCAATGGCATTTGCAAAACATGAATTAGTAGCTAATCTTACAGGTCAAGAAGAAGTTCCACCAGTAGACACCCAAGCCACTGGAATGTCAGAGTTTACCCCTGTTATGCCAAATAATGAAACAGTTGATTTCAATGTAAATGCAACAAATATTCAAGGAGTAACTCAGGGTCATATTCATAGCGGAGTACAAGGAGAAAACGGGCCAGTTGTAGTAACATTATTTAATTTCACATCTGCTCAAAACGAAATATCTGAAAATGGTACCATAGCTGCAAGTAACTTGGAAGGTCCAATGGAAGGAAAAACAATAGCTGATTTGATAACAGCAATGAAAGACGGTAGTACATACGCTAACTTCCACACTGAACAAAATCCAAACGGTGAAATCAGAGGACAAATAATGCCTATAAAGTAG